The DNA region GGTGTCTGTAAGGTACAGACATAAACTGGTTGGTATCTGTAGGGAGTGAAGCAAGTCAGGGCTCAGACGGCGAGACTGCCGGCATCCCGGACCCAGCCAGCCGGGCAGCAGACCGGACTGGGATTGGGCAGACGCGACGCTCGGGCCAAGGAGTGATCACAACCAGcggtgttttggggggtgctTTCTGCGGTGTGCTCAGTGCACGGCAGTGACTGGCTGATAAAGCACGGGCAAGGAGAGGAAGCGCGCTTGCCTGCTTCGGGGAACGCTTCTGTCAACAATCAAATTTCCCCACCACTGTCACCCAAGTTCGACCTTCAGGCTTCCGAAGAACGACCAACCTTCAAATTTCCACTTCTCCAGCCAAACCCgcccgttgttgttgttgtcttgtgACCCAGCTGCTGTCTTTGGTTTTGCTGACAGGCTATATTCATATTGcacctctctctttttttgcaGCAAAGAGTACTTCTGCTACCAAGTCAAGATGCGTGAGATTATCAGCTTGAAcggtatgttttttttgcCCCGACCTGAagctcctttttttttctcggcGTGGCGCGCGTCTTTGGCCTCACCGCATCGGTTGGGGGCACCTCGATATCAGCGCATACCACCgactcaacaccacccttttGGACGACTTTTGTGTTGATACTGACTTTCTCTGTCTATAGTCGGCCAGGCCGGTTGCCAGATCGCCAACTCCTGCTGGGAGGTATGTACAGCATCACCCCTCTCTCgactcgtcctcctcctccccggtTGCCCGCATCGTCATCAGAGCTGCCTCGCCTCGTGACAACACACCAGGCGACATCATGACTTTCGatctgctctgctctgctcgGCACCGATGAACACTACACTCGATATGCTTGATGGAATAGGGACTTTACTGACCTTGCATGTTTAGCTGTACTGCCTTGAGCACGGCATCCAGGTATGCTCTCGTCCCCGATTTTTAGCGGTCGGAATATTGTGATACTGACCCGTTCACATCATTAGCCCGATGGATACCTCACTGAGGAGCGCAAGGCTGCTGACCCCGACCATGGCTTCAGCACTTTCTTCTCTGAGACTGGTGCGTACTTGGGACCTTTGATGATGTGTGCCCTCATATCTTTTGGCCCAGCTGACGGATGTATGCCCAAGCAGGAAATGGCAAATATGTTCCCCGGACAATCTACTGCGATCTCGAGCCCAACGTCGTCGATGAGGTCCGCACTGGTGCCTACCGtggcctcttccaccccgagCACATGATTACCGGAAAGGAGGACGCCTCCAACAACTATGCCCGCGGTCACTACACTGTCGGCAAGGAGCTTATTGATCAGGTGCTCGACAAGGTCCGCCGCGTGGCCGATAACTGCAGTGGTCTTCAGGGTTTCCTCGTTTTCCACTCCTTCGGTGGTGGTACCGGTTCCGGTTTCGGTGCTCTGTTGATGGAGCGCCTCTCGGTTGACTATGGCAAGAAGTCAAAGCTCGAGTTCTGCGTCTATCCTGCCCCCCAGACCGCTACCTCTGTTGTTGAGCCTTACAACTCtattctcaccacccacactACCCTTGAGCACGCCGACTGCTCCTTCATGGTCGACAACGAGGCTATCTACGATATCTGCCGTCGCAACCTTGGTCTCGAGCGCCCCAACTATGAGAACCTGAACCGTCTCATTGCTCAGGGTATGTTTTTCCAGAGCACCAGACGTATTCTTTTGACACCTGCTGACATATCTTCCAGTCGTTTCTTCTATTACTGCCTCGCTCCGTTTCGATGGCTCCTTGAACGTCGATCTCAACGAGTTCCAGACCAACTTGGTCCCCTACCCCCGCATTCACTTCCCTTTGGTTGCTTATGCCCCCGTCATCTCGGCCGCCAAGGCTGCCCACGAGGCCAACAGCGTCCAGGAGATGACCATGTCTTGCTTCGAGCCCAACAATCAGATGGTTAAATGCGACCCCCGCAATGGCAAGTACATGGCTACCTGCTTGTTGTACCGCGGTGACGTCGTCCCCAACGACGCCCACGCTGCCGTTGCCACCCTCAAGACCAAGCGCACCATCCAGTTCGTCGACTGGTGCCCTACCGGTTTCAAGCTTGGTATCTGCTACCAGCCCCCCCACCAGGTGCCCAACGGCGATCTGGCCAAGGTTAACCGTGCTGTGTATGTATATCCTGGCTGTTATGTATTCTATTTTGTTACAACTTGCTAACTATGCCTCTAGCTGCATGCtttccaacaccaccgccattgCCGAGGCCTGGTCCGCTCTCTCTCACAAGTTCGATCTCATGTACTCCAAGCGCGCCTTCGTCCACTGGTATGTTGGTGAGGGtatggaggagggtgagttCTCGGAGGCTCGCGAGGATCTTGCTGCTCTTGAGCGCGATtacgaggaggttgctgcCGATTCgatggagggtgaggatgtcgaggCCGAGTACTAAGTGCGGAAGCACGGAAGCTACGTGTGTGGATACTCCGTGGTGGCAAAGTTTGGTATGTTGATTGTGGGCGAATCACCTTGGACgaagggttgttgttgttgcacCGAGTCCTTTTAGTCATCCCCTTTAGGCCTGCGATATCCCGTTGGCGAAAAGAGGCTCTCTGCGTTTTCATGGGTATACTTCCTTGGCAAGCGCGGACCCAGTGAATTTTATTTTGTTAGACGGAAAGTGAATAGTGAATTTTAATGGAGAACAGCAGAATACCTGGAGGGACATTATAATGttgtcttgttttgtttggggaGTGGGACAGACTGTGTACATAGGAGAGATCCCCCGGAGTACAATATTTGTTGTCACACCTTAATGGTACTTTCCAAGTGATGCTCAATTATCGCGCATGTCTGCTTTCTGAGACCTGTACTAGCGAGGAGACGGGGTTATGTCTGCAACTGTCTGCAACAAGCTGCCATCTGCACCGTTGCTGCAGTTGCCGTTGgctgttgagcttggggGTTTACTGCAGCTCTGGCAGGACGAGCTTGGTTGGACCCTTGGGACCCAATCAAGGGTTGGGTTGCTGCCAAGGCGCTGTGACAGATCGAGGCATCCCCACTCTGCGGACTTTCCCGCCAGCTGTTTGGCTTCCAGGTTCCTCTCTGCTGCCCAAGGGAGCTTGGGGGAGTCGCAATCCCAGCCTCACGAACGTTGCCAGACCAGACCAGACTGGACGGTTGATTTTCCCCCACTCGACCACTCAACCAGACTCGACCTCGCAAACTACGAATGCGCATATGCCATAGTCCACTGCTATGCCCGCATGAttcttgttcttttgttttctgaTTCCTACTGAGCGTCTCTTTCGTGCATTTCCCTCTTGTAATACACGCATTTCCTTTTCCCTCGCACGAAACCGCGACTGCCAGCGACCAGGCACGAGAAACAGACATcagcccccaccaccaccaccaccaccaccgaagaAGGACGACTGAGCAAAAAACATTTGGTCTCTTTTCGCAACACACGGCACATCTGGTTCTCACCATGGCCGAATCATCttctgccgctgccgccgatGCCGGTACGTGTTTTAAAAAGCAGTGGCAGACAGACCGGCGACTTTTTGGGCAACGGGGGCACGGGCTAACCGGAAATGATGGCTTTAGGGGCACcgaacctcaacctcacaccGGAAGAGAAACGAGTCTACGGCCAGCTGTTCCGAGCAGCTGATACAGAAAATGTTGGAGTTGTCACCGGAGAAGTTGCTGTCAAATTCTTTGAGAAGACAAGGCTAGATTCGAGAATCTTGGGCGAGGTTCGTGTTTCAGGGGCTGCATCCCCACCAGCCGATATTGTGACCTCGCCAAAAACGCTGACACTCTTGTTTTTTGATATTTCTACAGATTTGGCAAATTGCGGATAAAGAAAACAGAGGCTTCCTCACCCCGGCTGGGTTTGGCATCGTCTTGAGGCTCATTGGGCATGCGCAGGCCGGCCGGGAACCAACTCCCGAGCTGGCTCTTCAGCAAGGTCCTATTCCACGATTCGATGGCTTCACACCGACCCCTGCCCCTATTCCACCGCCGCCCGCGCTTCAGGCCCAGGCCACGGGCGCCCCAGGTCCCATTCGCATCCCACCGCTGACTCCGGAGAAGGTTGCCCAGTATGCTGGCTTGTTCGAGAGACAGCCTCTTCAGGCTGGCGGTATGCTTCCTGGAGACCAGGCCAAGCAAATCTTTGAGAAGTCTGGTCTTCCCAACGAGGTCCTGGGTCGTATCTGGATGCTTGCCGACACCGAACAGCGCGGCGCCCTCGTCTTGACCGAATTCGTTATCGCCATGCACTTGCTTTCTTCCATGAAGACTGGTGCGTTGCGCGGCTTGCCCAACATCCTGCCTGCGGCCCTTTACGAGGCGGCCACTCGCCGTGCACCGGTTGGCGCAAGCATCCCCAGACAACAGTCCCCCACAACGGCTACACCACCCATCTCGGCTGTCCCACGACAGCTCACCGGCCCAGCGCCCTTGCAGCAGATGCGCACCGGAAGTCCCCTTGGCCGCCCCCCGATTGTTGCGCAAACGACTGGAGACTGGCTGGTTACTCCACAGGACAAGGCTCGGTTTGATCAACTGTACGAGGAGCTCGACAAGTCAAAGAAGGGGTTCATTACTGGTGAAGAAGCTGTCGGGTTTTTCAGTCAGTCAAATCTTTCCGAGGATGCTCTGGCACAGATTTGGGATCTGGCCGATATCAACTCTGCGGGCCGCTTGACCAGGGATGAGTTCGCCGTCGCCATGTATCTTATCCGACAGCAACGCACCAAGCCAGGCGCCCATACTTTGCcgaccaccctccccgccaacctcatcccaccGAGCATGCGGGCGCAGGTTGTTAGACCCCCAACAGCCACCGGCGCTTCAGCTTTTGACGCACCCCCACGACCTCAGCCAAAGCCATCTGCGCTCGAAGACTTGTTTGGGCTGGATGATCCTCAgccgccagcgccagctCAGGTGGCTTTGGCTACAGGCGGATCGGCTGGTGGTGATCCCTTCGCTACTAGCATGAGCCCTGTTGCCCCTACGTCACCAGCCAGACCGTCTCCCAACACCTCGACATTCAAGCCTTTTGTtccgtcctcttcctttgGCCGCGGCCTTACCACACAGCCTACCGGTGGTTCCAATGCGTCCGCTGCAGGTTCCGTGACTAGTCTCCCGATGAGACCTCCTGCTCCCTCCTTTGAAGACGACCtgcttggtgatgccgaGCCCGAGGTTAGCAAGAACTTGTCGAGCGAGACTACTGAGCTTGCCAACCTGTCCAACCAGATTGGTTCTTTGACCAAGCAAGTGCAGGATGTGCAGGGTCAACGTGCGGCTACCCAGAATGAGCTCAGCCAGTCCAGcatccagaagaagaacTTTGAGCAGCGTCTGGCTCAGCTGCGCGCCATGTACGAGAAGGAAGCGCAGGATGTCCGGTCGCTCGAGACGCAGCTTACAGCCTCCAAGAATgagaccaagaagctccAGACCGAGTTTGCCATGATTGATGCTAGCTATCAAGACATCCAGAACCAGCACCGAACCGTTGTGGCGGCCCTGCAGGCGGATCAACAGGAAAACGCAAGCCTTAAGGAGCGGATCCGGGCAGTGAATGCCGAGATTGCGCAGCTGAAGCCTcaggtcgagaagctcaagtcCGAGGCCAGACAGCAAAAGGGGCTTGTCGCTATCAACAAGAAGCAGCTCGCCACCAACGAGGGTGAACGGGACAAGCTGAAgacggaggtggaggagcttACCAAGAGCAACGAGGAGCTTGCCCGCCAGGCCAACAGCAGTTCGCCTGGTTTGGCTCAAGTCGGAAGCCCGGCCCTTTCCACCACGAGCGCTAATAACCCTTTCTTCCGGAGGACGGGAAGCACCGATATCACCGGGGCTTTTGCCTCGCCCCCCATTCGGTCCTTTAGCAACCAGAGCTTCGATGATGTCTTTGGGCCCAGTCTGAACGTCCGTGATACGagcacccctccccctcagcccGCCAGTGCTATTCCAGCACAATTCACCGGAACCTCCACTGGCAGCGGATCGTTTGCGACACCTGGCTCGAGCAGCCCTAATGTTAGCCGCCAAGCCACCGTCGCGACCGACTCACCTACAGTCCCGGAACCTAGGCAGATCAACTCTACCTTTCTGCCATTTCCCGAACCCACCGACTCCCTGAGCACCTCCCGCCAGGCTTCGCCGGCCTTGAGCCGCCCCGAGACTCACCAGGAGTCCCAACCCATCAGGGCTGCTTCGCCTATTGAGGCTCTCAAGACGGGACAGAGCTTTGCCTCTGGCTCCGGCTCCGACCGGCCAAGAGCCCCCTCGGTCGCTTCGGATAAGCCTTCCAACGTCTTTGGTTCTGTTTCCGAAGAGACGATCCAGCGTCCCGCCACCAGTGGTAACGTGGACCCCTTCGCCGTGGACCAacaaaaggccaaggaggactTTGAGTCGGCCTTTGCCAGCTTCAAacaggccaaggctgccgcccccgcctcctcgggCGCGGATGCGACTAAGGCATTCTCAACCTTCAACAACGAGTTCCCTCCCATCTCGGAACTCGAGCGTGACGACGAGTCGGACAGTGAGAGTGAGCGCGGCGGGTTCGACGATGACTTTGCGCCTGTTTCGCCGGCCACCAAGCCGGTCGAGAAGAGCATCGAGTCTCGATCTGCCTCCCCaactatcaccaccaagtcTGCACCAGACGCTGCTGCGGCCGCGGGATCCTCCCAGAGCCCAGCTCCTGAGCAGCAAGCTGCGAGGTACGACCAACGTCGTTTAGTCTCGTTTTCGCTCCAGCCCACCCTTCATTATTACACAGAGACTGACATTATTTGCAGCGAGAAACCTGCCACCGCCACTACGGCCTCGTCCACTAACCTGACCAAGCTCTCCAGCTCGAATGTAGACGACATCTTTGGCTCAGCTCTCGCAGCCCagcctgctgccgctgcaACGAACAACCGCCCGAGCACTGCGACTGCTCCTGCGCCCAAGGGTGCGTTTGACGATCTTGATGACGATTTCGAGGGTCTCGAGGATGCCAAGGAGGGTTCTGCCGACGATGACTTTGCCAACATCTCCCGGTCCGGTCTCGACGACTTCAACCCCGTCTTTGACAGCAGCCCGCCGCCAAGCCAGCCCAAGAGCGACTCGGCCGCCACCAGCGGagcctttggtggtgagagcaGCTTCGACTTCGCCTCACTATCGACCACTTCGGCCGCCAACAGCACGGCTGGTCCCGTGTCTGCTTCGGGCCCTGGCAAAGCCAAGGGTGATGCCCACGACTGGGATGCCATTTTTGCCGGTCTAGATGAGACCCCCACTGCATCGTCAGTGACGCTGGCCAGTGGCAACGAAAACGCCAAGGAGGCTCCGGCAAGGCCGGCTGCTGGGAGGGCgctgacggaggagggggagcacgATGATCCGCTCCTGAAGAACCTCACGAGTATGGGGTACTCCCGGACGGATGCGCTAGCGGCGCTGGAGAAGTATGATTACAATTTGGAGAGGGTAAgcagcaagaccaagaatGGATTTCCTTCTCAGAGCAGGAGGGTGAGGACGTGAGGCTGACCAAAggttttctttcttttcttttagGCTGCGAATTATCTTGCCAGTCAGTCTTAGGCACATTTCGCAGTTGGGGTAGTTCCGATGAGAGATTTCTCTTGGATCTTGTTGCGATCTTGATCGGGAAAGAagtgaggggggagtggcggatgcagagggaggattggttggttgtttggttggttggctgtCAGTTGGTTGTctgtctttgatgatgagtgataccttttcctttgtcttTTCTACCCATTTTCTCTTGTTGGAACAAGATGTCgttccatcaccaccactactcTCTGTCCTGCTGGCCATTTTTGCGCTGCATTAGCTGGACAACATCACTCTCTCTCTAAACACACGTTTTTCCTTAATGCTTAATTTATTGTCTCTTCACTTCTCTCTATATCTTGTACTATCTGTGCCTGTCGAGGTACTGTTGGAGGATTTCTTTCTGTAGTGTATGCTGTACCTTCTGTAGCGTAGTTAAGTGTATATCCTGATTTATCCGTGtttggtctttttcttcccttgAGTTGCTGCCCCGTTTCTTGTGGTTACCATGGTGAATGTTGGTTGTATGTAAGTGATTTGTGTGGGGCTGGCTGTTATGAGAGGTGGATCCAATGAGATGCCACAAAATGTCTACCCCGCGCCAAGACCGATTCCAAGCGGCAGGGGTTAGTATTTAGAAAGTCATCATCTTTTTTGCCCCTCCAAaactttttttgtttgtttgccGCAACCAAAGGacccaagaacaacaacaaccttttCACCGCCACGAAAGCGAGGGAGACAAAatggccgacgacgacgagcagCTCTCCATCTACGACGAGGTTGAGATCGAGGACATGACGTTTGACGAGGCGCTGCAGACGTACCACTACCCGTGTCCTTGCGGCGACAAGTTTGAGATTGCGCTTTGCGACTTGCAGGACGGGGCGGACATTGCTGTCTGTCCGAGTTGCAGCTTGATGATTAGGGTTATttttgaggtggaggatttgcccgggggaggagggaagggggttgagggggggaaggCGGTGGCTGTTTCGGCTTAGAGGGCTGGGAAAACAGAAGGATAGTAAAGCTGAGAGATTTGGGCTGGTGGATAGGTGACAGGGGCGATCGAGCGAACGAACGGAGGAGACTTCACCGATCGAAACCCGCGAGGCGAGCAGAACAATTTCGAGGCTTTTGTTATATGGTCGGTGGCAACAAACTTGGCCCAGCAGAATTCGAGAACTCAAGTGATGACGAAAAAGTGTTGGGAATTAGAATTGGTTTGTGGTACAAATTCTTCAACATCTGATTCCTTCACATGTCCTTATGTACAATACATTACAACCCCTTGCATCACTACTACTGCCGCTATCATCACCACGACGATCACTTCCCCATCTCActaccatcacaaccaccaccaccgccattgCCTCGAAttcacaccaaccccacagcCATAACAGCAAACACGACAAGCCCCGCCAGAGGCCCCTCCAGCCCAGCAACGTTGCTACCCGCCGCGTTGGTAGGGACGACAGAGGCGGTTGCTATTGTTTCTCTACCGTCAGCTTGGGTCTCTCAACAGCGAGCTCATATCTTgtggggaagatggtgacAACAACAGTGGGCAACGAAAcccgagaagaaaaaggcaaggaggaaaggggaaaaggcAACAGACTGGTAACAGCCGGCGTGGCGGTGGTCGTCGTGGAAGACGGGAAAACGGTCGTCGccgaggtgatggtggagacGGAGCCGGTTTCGGTGCTCGTCGTGGTTGTTTGACCCGACACGAGGGCTGCGGCGCCGAGAGCGACGAGtccggaggaggtgaagcgCATTTTGTTGAgtcggggagggtgttgggttgggttgggttgggttgggtttgggtttgggtatTTAGGGGTATCAAGAGGATATTTTGAGTAAAAAAAGATTGGGGATATTTATTACAGACACACAGTGAGTGAAGATGtcaaggaagaaaagaatagATCAGTGAGGGGACTAGGGGACGAAAGGTAtttgaggagaggggaaaGCAAGGGTAGGTGATGATTCAAAGCGTTGGAATGGGAGATATCACCCGAAGACTGCAGATTGTGAGTAGAGGGAGAAAACATCATGCTTCCGTTATGAGTCGGACATATCCTTGTCAAGTCTGACAGTTTTGGAGATAAAATCCCTGATATTTGACAGTCGGAAAGACTCCGTTTCCCTTCCCTCGCATCCAAGTCGATAGAGCGCATGCAGCACGAGGAATTCCCAAGACTTGCCTCTCCCAAGACTTGCCTCGCGGGGGTCAGCTCCGGCACTAATAACTCCAAGCTTCCGCAGCTCGCAAGGAGAACAGCCTGTGATATAGCTGTGATGTCAAGCGGTGTCTTTGACCCCTTACCACATTCAAATCAGAACTCGTCATCAGACGCACACCCTTCTTCCAAAATTTGGATAAGAAAATTGTCAAAGCGAGTCTCTTTTATAACCTATCCTAGGCAATGCCGCGACCAAAGAAACTTTGAGACGCTGAACCCCGTCATAGCGCTGGAATATGACTCCTTTTCATTTCCCATTTTACAATTTTTTCTTACTCCCGCCTACACCTATACGTTGGTAAAGAAGAAGCTTGGCTGGCCGGGCAGGGCAGCTTCGGCAACAGGAGCAGTgacctccacctccgcacCATTGGCAGTCAGGTCCTTGCCCTGCTTGCTTCCCTCCTGCACGGCAACGATCTGGACTGACTCGAGACCGGCAGCGCGCTTGAGACCTGGGACCATGGCCTAGAAATGAATTGTTAGTTACCTTATCTTTCTTCCTAGGCAGAACGAGAGGTTACTCACCAAAAgagtcttcttctcatcaaacGCCAGCTTGCGCTCCAGCACAGCGCTGGCAGGCTCGCCATCTCTCAGACGCTTCTTCAGGGCCTGCACAAAAGGCATAGCCTTCTTCATCTCGCCCATCTTGCCGATGCGGCCGTTGAGCTCCTTGTCGTCAATCTTTTGGCTGTTGGTAGCCGGATCCCAGACCTCCTTCAGCAGCTCAATGTACTTGGCCTGCCACGTGGGGAAGTCCTCAGTCAAGAAAATTgtgagcttcttgggcttcttggggtCAAAGTCACTTTGTCTGCCCTTGGCCATCTTCTTGAGCTGAGAAGCCTCAGCAgagttgatgttggaggaCGTCTGGCGGACGTACTCGCGAGCCGCCGTGAGGCCAGCGTCCGAAGCCGGCACGTCAGGCCACCTGGCGAACTGAATGGAAGTCTTCTCGCCGAGAATCTCTTGCCAGACGAAGTCGGCCCAGTGAGGGGCAATGGGGGTGAGCAGAAGAGCCTGGAGTCTGATGTACTTGAACACGAGGTCCTTGTGAAGAGGAATACCGGCAGCGGTACAGGCCTCACGGTAGGTGTCACGGGCGTTGAGGAAGTCGTAGTGGCCGGCCTTGAGGGCAAGCTTGTACGAGGTCTCCTCGTagtgcttcttggcctcagCAACCAGGGCGTTCATCTCGTTGTCGAACAAGACGTCCTGGAAGTCGTTGAGCTCACCAGTTCTCAGACTCTCGTCCTTGACAGTCTCCTCGATCCACTCCTTGTTGGTGTAGAATCGGAGAATGGTGTTGTCGGCCACATCCTCGACGAAGTTGGAGTCGGCAATGGTATCGCCAGCATCGGCAAGAGCCACACGGGCGGCATCGGCACCGTACTTCTTGACGACGTCATCCAAAGTCATGAAGTTGCCAGTGGACTTGGCCATCTTGGCACCGTTGAGCTGGAGATGGCCGTTGGCACGGACGGACTTGGGCCAGAACTCGcgggggaagagggcgatGTGGTTGTAGAGCCAGAAGGTGAGATGGTTGGGAATCAAGTCCTTACCGCTGACACGGAGGTCAAGAGGGTAGAAGTACTCGAAATCTCTGCGCATCCCCTGAAGGGTCTCCTTGGGGATACCGGACTTGGTAACGAGCTCATCAGTCAACTGTGTCCTGGCAAAGACATAGTCCCAGACCTCATCAATCATCTGTTCAGGGGcaatcttgcccttgccctgcTCGCGGCCGAACAAGTCGGTGTGAAGCCATGGCACAAGAGTGTAGTAGGCCATGTAGATCGTAGAATCACTCAAACTCTCCACAAGGAAGGTGGGATCCCAAGGAAGCTTGGAGCCCAGGCCATAGGTTCTCGCGCAAGCCCACTGCTTCAGCCAGTTAAGCACTCCCTTGAAGGCATGCTGAGTGTCAGGAGAGTAGGTCTCGAGACCCTTGCCATCCTTGTTCTCGACATAGTCATAGGCAATAGTGCGCCATGAGTCCTCGCCATAGTCAATGTACCACTGGTCCATGAGAGCAACAGTGCACTCATCACCGGATCTTGACACGACCTTGTTCTCAGGCTCGGAGTAGGCAAAAGCCTCACCAGCCTTGATCAGCTGCTCTCTGACCTTGGGTTTGGCAGCCTCAACCTTCTCGCCGGCAAACTCGCCGACCTTCATGACACCCTGGTAGAAACCCTCCTTGTAAGCaagctccttggcctccagAAGCTGCTTGGCATCCTTGGGAGAGGCA from Podospora pseudocomata strain CBS 415.72m chromosome 3, whole genome shotgun sequence includes:
- the TUB1_2 gene encoding alpha-tubulin (COG:Z; EggNog:ENOG503NVD8), with amino-acid sequence MREIISLNVGQAGCQIANSCWELYCLEHGIQPDGYLTEERKAADPDHGFSTFFSETAGNGKYVPRTIYCDLEPNVVDEVRTGAYRGLFHPEHMITGKEDASNNYARGHYTVGKELIDQVLDKVRRVADNCSGLQGFLVFHSFGGGTGSGFGALLMERLSVDYGKKSKLEFCVYPAPQTATSVVEPYNSILTTHTTLEHADCSFMVDNEAIYDICRRNLGLERPNYENLNRLIAQVVSSITASLRFDGSLNVDLNEFQTNLVPYPRIHFPLVAYAPVISAAKAAHEANSVQEMTMSCFEPNNQMVKCDPRNGKYMATCLLYRGDVVPNDAHAAVATLKTKRTIQFVDWCPTGFKLGICYQPPHQVPNGDLAKVNRAVCMLSNTTAIAEAWSALSHKFDLMYSKRAFVHWYVGEGMEEGEFSEAREDLAALERDYEEVAADSMEGEDVEAEY
- a CDS encoding hypothetical protein (COG:T; COG:U; EggNog:ENOG503NY8Z), with product MAESSSAAAADAGAPNLNLTPEEKRVYGQLFRAADTENVGVVTGEVAVKFFEKTRLDSRILGEIWQIADKENRGFLTPAGFGIVLRLIGHAQAGREPTPELALQQGPIPRFDGFTPTPAPIPPPPALQAQATGAPGPIRIPPLTPEKVAQYAGLFERQPLQAGGMLPGDQAKQIFEKSGLPNEVLGRIWMLADTEQRGALVLTEFVIAMHLLSSMKTGALRGLPNILPAALYEAATRRAPVGASIPRQQSPTTATPPISAVPRQLTGPAPLQQMRTGSPLGRPPIVAQTTGDWLVTPQDKARFDQLYEELDKSKKGFITGEEAVGFFSQSNLSEDALAQIWDLADINSAGRLTRDEFAVAMYLIRQQRTKPGAHTLPTTLPANLIPPSMRAQVVRPPTATGASAFDAPPRPQPKPSALEDLFGLDDPQPPAPAQVALATGGSAGGDPFATSMSPVAPTSPARPSPNTSTFKPFVPSSSFGRGLTTQPTGGSNASAAGSVTSLPMRPPAPSFEDDLLGDAEPEVSKNLSSETTELANLSNQIGSLTKQVQDVQGQRAATQNELSQSSIQKKNFEQRLAQLRAMYEKEAQDVRSLETQLTASKNETKKLQTEFAMIDASYQDIQNQHRTVVAALQADQQENASLKERIRAVNAEIAQLKPQVEKLKSEARQQKGLVAINKKQLATNEGERDKLKTEVEELTKSNEELARQANSSSPGLAQVGSPALSTTSANNPFFRRTGSTDITGAFASPPIRSFSNQSFDDVFGPSLNVRDTSTPPPQPASAIPAQFTGTSTGSGSFATPGSSSPNVSRQATVATDSPTVPEPRQINSTFLPFPEPTDSLSTSRQASPALSRPETHQESQPIRAASPIEALKTGQSFASGSGSDRPRAPSVASDKPSNVFGSVSEETIQRPATSGNVDPFAVDQQKAKEDFESAFASFKQAKAAAPASSGADATKAFSTFNNEFPPISELERDDESDSESERGGFDDDFAPVSPATKPVEKSIESRSASPTITTKSAPDAAAAAGSSQSPAPEQQAASEKPATATTASSTNLTKLSSSNVDDIFGSALAAQPAAAATNNRPSTATAPAPKGAFDDLDDDFEGLEDAKEGSADDDFANISRSGLDDFNPVFDSSPPPSQPKSDSAATSGAFGGESSFDFASLSTTSAANSTAGPVSASGPGKAKGDAHDWDAIFAGLDETPTASSVTLASGNENAKEAPARPAAGRALTEEGEHDDPLLKNLTSMGYSRTDALAALEKYDYNLERAANYLASQS
- the DPH3 gene encoding Diphthamide biosynthesis protein 3 (EggNog:ENOG503P6N3; COG:S), translating into MADDDEQLSIYDEVEIEDMTFDEALQTYHYPCPCGDKFEIALCDLQDGADIAVCPSCSLMIRVIFEVEDLPGGGGKGVEGGKAVAVSA
- the CDC60 gene encoding cytosolic leucyl tRNA synthetase (BUSCO:EOG092601KZ; COG:J; EggNog:ENOG503NUN2), which codes for MADTTLPKAMETLAVSSKTKELRGTEKRDTLIEIEKRYQQKWEEDHVFEVDAPSIDEFPLESITADELREKFPKFFGTIAYPYMNGRLHAGHAFSFSKIEFHAGYARMQGKRTLFPLGYHCTGLPIKASADKLVKEVQMFGRDFENYKEEDEVEEAPVAAKGPKDDLSKFNAKKGKAAAKTVKAKYQFQILNSVGIPLEEIHHFADPQYWLQFFPPECKKDLTNFGARIDWRRQFVTTDANPYYDAFVRWQMVRLKELEKIKFGKRYTIYSIKDGQPCMDHDRSEGEGVLPQEYTALKLKVVEWAPKAAEAVKGKIPEDAKVYLVPATLRAETMYGQTCCFVGPSITYGLYKASEKEYFVITERAARNMAYQGIFEKEGVPEKAADVLGSDLIGTVVNAPLSFHKEVRVLPMESVLATKGTGVVTSVPSDSPDDYAMVTELAKKADFYGIKKEWAELEIIPIIQTPTSDLLAPYLVKKLKIASPKDAKQLLEAKELAYKEGFYQGVMKVGEFAGEKVEAAKPKVREQLIKAGEAFAYSEPENKVVSRSGDECTVALMDQWYIDYGEDSWRTIAYDYVENKDGKGLETYSPDTQHAFKGVLNWLKQWACARTYGLGSKLPWDPTFLVESLSDSTIYMAYYTLVPWLHTDLFGREQGKGKIAPEQMIDEVWDYVFARTQLTDELVTKSGIPKETLQGMRRDFEYFYPLDLRVSGKDLIPNHLTFWLYNHIALFPREFWPKSVRANGHLQLNGAKMAKSTGNFMTLDDVVKKYGADAARVALADAGDTIADSNFVEDVADNTILRFYTNKEWIEETVKDESLRTGELNDFQDVLFDNEMNALVAEAKKHYEETSYKLALKAGHYDFLNARDTYREACTAAGIPLHKDLVFKYIRLQALLLTPIAPHWADFVWQEILGEKTSIQFARWPDVPASDAGLTAAREYVRQTSSNINSAEASQLKKMAKGRQSDFDPKKPKKLTIFLTEDFPTWQAKYIELLKEVWDPATNSQKIDDKELNGRIGKMGEMKKAMPFVQALKKRLRDGEPASAVLERKLAFDEKKTLLAMVPGLKRAAGLESVQIVAVQEGSKQGKDLTANGAEVEVTAPVAEAALPGQPSFFFTNV